Proteins encoded in a region of the Plasmodium brasilianum strain Bolivian I chromosome Unknown PB_00_04, whole genome shotgun sequence genome:
- a CDS encoding fam-l protein — translation MEKNIKLLFFNISAFIFLTWLFHFSIDNSTLNKFLKDNSNNDSKLDGKHYRLLVIHKEESDSNILGLKQDMSNNRVKEKKYLSNNEGETPEKKKHLYKSSSKSIKDHRNAMKKEANIFETKKYSCIEKRIFKELDFEDFLKRNKMISNKIYKKIMYKKLALRIALPLLLFLLLLTVLITDFTWGLVDGSKGLWGALGLSKILKGWSASDGSWLKTMLEWLKTNSSWFWKHNSIFGKATHNGCTATEVSTGCILGQLFGIIIYVIPFIILAITVISGIIYYHKKVKKYEKIKFRKR, via the exons atggaaaaaaatattaaattattattttttaatatttcagcgtttatatttttaacatggTTATTCCATTTTAGCATTGATAAT aGCACgcttaacaaatttttaaaagataactCTAATAATGATAGTAAATTAGATGGAAAACATTATCGATTATTAGTAATACATAAAGAAGAAAGTGATTCAAATATACTAGGGTTAAAACAAGACATGTCAAATAATAGagtgaaagaaaaaaaatatttatctaaTAATGAAGGTGAAACCccagaaaaaaagaagcatttatataaaagttcATCAAAGAGTATAAAAGATCATAGGAATGCTATGAAAAAAGAAgctaatatatttgaaacaaaaaaatattcctgtattgaaaaaagaatatttaaagaacTTGATTTTGAAGATTTTCTTAAACGTAACAAAATGATTAGTAATaagatttacaaaaaaataatgtacaaAAAGCTAGCATTGAGAATTGCTTTACCTTTATTATTGTTCTTGTTGTTATTAACTGTACTCATAACAGATTTTACATGGGGTTTGGTAGATGGAAGTAAAGGATTGTGGGGTGCATTAGGATTATCGAAAATTCTAAAAGGTTGGTCAGCTTCTGATGGAAGTTGGTTGAAGACAATGTTAGAATGGTTAAAAACAAATTCATCATGGTTTTGGAAGCATAATTCAATTTTTGGTAAAGCTACACATAATGGTTGTACTGCAACAGAAGTTAGTACAGGTTGCATATTAGGACAGTTATTtggtattataatttatgttataccttttattatattagcTATCACAGTTATATCAGGAATTATCtattaccataaaaaagttaaaaaatatgaaaaaattaaattcaggaaaagataa